The Parabacteroides timonensis sequence CCGGTCCGTTTTTCTCTTATGTGCTTGACGGCGATTTCTCCGGTGATGTATATAACGGTTACCTGCGTGAAAACGATCCGACAGGAAACAAGGTAGAATTTAAAGAGGGGAAAAGTGCACCTTACAACTTCTCGAAAGACTTGCGTAAGTTCCAATGGGGTGTGCAACTCGGCGGTGAATGGAAAGCCTTCAAACACCTGAATGTATATGCCGACCTGACCTGGGGATTGAATGATATCTTCAAGAAGGATTTCGATACGGTTTCTTTCGCCATGTACCCGATCTATCTGAATCTGGGTTTTGGTTATGCCTTTTAAAGATATAGAATAGTTTATCAATATAATAAGCCAAAGGAGATTTCTCTTTTGGCTTATTTTGTTAGGTTGAATGTTTCAATTTTATCAGATATGAACCAATATGACCGTCCTCGTAGGGGCAGGTTCCAAACCTGCCCTTTGTGACAATGATTACATCCTGTTGATATTGGGCGGGTTTGGAACCCGCCCCTACGAGGTCGGTTATTTAGGTTTCACCTTTTTCTAAAGTTGAACCAAATATCAGCTTCTCGGTCTTCATTAAAATTAGCTCCCAGATAATAGTCAGTCAACTCGGTTGTGGTTTGAATTGCCAGCCAGCTAGTATTGATCAACCCCAATGCACTATTCATACCACAGTTGTGGTATGAAAGAAACTCAACTGTGGTATGAACGGAATCCAACTGTGGAACAAAAGAAATGCAGTTGTGAAACGCAATAACATCTACCAGTTTTCACTGTTTAACCCTTTTTCTCCTGCTGCCTGAACTGTGATGGAGTAATACCTTTGATCTGTTTGAACAAGGTACTGAAATGGCGGGGATATTCAAAGCCGACGGTTTCGGATATCTCCGTTATATTCATGGCGGAACCTGTCAGTAGTTGAGAAGCCTTCTCGATACGGATCATATTGATGTAATCGTTTACCCCCATATTGGTTAGTGCCTTCAACTTGGCGTAAAGCGGCGTACGGCTCATTCCCAGCTGGGTAGTCAGGAACTTAACGTCGAGTTCGCGGGACGGCAGATTATCATAGATCAGCTTGTTTAACTTCAGCATGAATTCTTCATCCAGGTTGTTTGTCGGGGCAGTGGGGATCGCTTCTGTCAGATGCAGATGACTTTCCTTATATTTCTGTTTGATAGCTTCCCGGTTCTTCAACTGGTTGCTGATGACCGTCATTAATAGTTCCATATCAAAAGGTTTGGCCAGGTAAGCATCTGCTCCGAGCTTGTAACCCATTGTAGTACTGTCGAGGTCACCCCGGGCTGTAAGAAGGATCACGGGGATATGACTTGTTGCGATGTCTTCCTTAATTTTCTTGCATAATTCATACCCGTTCATTTTCGGCATCATGATGTCGCTGACGATGATGTCGGGGTGCTTCTGGTTGATGATCTCCACGGCTTCCTCCCCGTTAGCCGCCAGATATACATTCTTAAAGGACTCCTGTAATGCTTCTTTCAGGAAAGAACTCAATTCTTTCTTGTCTTCGACAATAATCACTGAATAGTTATTGGTGGAGAAAGCTTCCGGCTCGGACGGCGTCTCGACAGGCTGCCATGTGTCGTACCGGCTTTCTTCATTTTCCGGGTTATCGCTCTCGGTATCGAGTGGAAGTTCGAAGAAGAAAGTGGCCCCGCCATCGGTATTATTCATTGCCCCGATCGTTCCTCCATGCCGTTCGATCAGGACTTTGGCGAACGATAGTCCGATACCGCTTCCCGATTGCTCATGGTTCCCCTGATAATAACGGGTAAAGAGTTTATCTATATCCAGATCACCCAGACCGATTCCCTGGTCGGCAACACTGACATATACTTTGCCATCCATCAGTTGACTGGATACAGTAATGGTCGTATCAGGCGAACTGAACTTCAGTGCGTTCATTAATAGGTTCGAGAGGACCGTCGTACATTTCTGTCCATCGAAACTAACCTGTCCGATCCGGTCGTCCAACTGGTAATCTATGCGGATATGCCGGGCTTCGAGTTCACTTTCAAAATCCTTTGCAATCGAACTGATCCATTCATTGAGCGGATGAGGTGTTTTATGCAGGGGACTCTTCGTCTCTTTCAGGCTGTTCATATCCAGTACCATGTTGATAATGTTACGCATATCGAGTACCTGTTTATAGATACCGCCCAGTTGCCCTTTCAGTTTCTCCGGATCGTTCCAGCTGTTTTTGTCGAGTATCCTCTTCAACGGGGCGTAGATCAGTGTCAGCGGAGTACGCAACTCATGGCTGATATTGATCAGGAAATGTATTTTCTCTTCATTAATCTTATTGGTATGTTCCTTTATCTTCCATCGCATTTTCCTGTCTCTGCGTCGGCGGGATACATAATCTATCCAGAGCAATATCAGAATAAACAGAATAATAAAGATCGCGAAGACATAAGGACGCTGATACCAGGGCGGTGTCACCGTGATATGAAGCACATCGGCCGGTTCGCTCCATTCGCCGCTCTTCGAATTACAGGACACCAGGATCGAATAACTACCGGGAGCCAGCATACGAAGGGAGAGGATGTGACTGTATGTTTCAGTATACTGCTTGTCGAGTCCGGTGATCGTGTAACGGTACAACTTGTTTCTGAATACATCTTTCTCCATTGCAATCACTTTTATTTCCACCGAGCTATGGGTATGGGGAATGGTGATATTATTATTCCCCGGTTGTAGCTTGTCGATGCAAGAGTTTCCGTCGAGCAATACGTCCATCAACCTGATTTCGGGAAGGTCTTCTTCCTTGGTCGATATATTTTTATTGATACGTAATAAGCCGGAAGCTCCTCCCAGATAAATATAATCCGAGATGGAAGATACCTGGTACTTATAAATGAACTCGTTGGTGGTATATCCATCCGACTCTCCCCATGAGGCAAAGCGTTTCTTTTTCAGGTCGTAAGAGAATAACATATTACGTGCGCCGATCCAAAGTCGTTCCTGTTCATCGAGAAGGAGGGTAGATACGCTGTTGAATAGCTTGGTCTCTATTTTGGTAAACTCTTTTGTGTTCGAATTGAAGTAACCGAAGCCATACTCTGTTCCGATCCAGAAGATGCCGTTCTTATCGCGGGCAACGGCTTTGATCGTTTCGTGTTCCCCGATACTGAGCAGGACATGTATTGTGTCGTTGCCGTGATGTACTTCATAAAGCTTATTGCTTTGAATGATATAAGCAGACCGGTTGTCAGTGCATACCATCTTCATCGGACCGACGGCTAACTCTTTTCCGTCGACTTTCAGGAATGAGAATTTCCCGGTCTTAAGATTATGGCTGAGAGCATTTTTGCCCAGGAAGTAAGACCACTCATCCGTGATCCTGTAAGCCATAGACGCATTACCACCATGAAACTGATCGATTGTTGTCGCTTCATCGATCACATGGAAAGGGCGGCTGTAACGTCCTGTCTCCTTATTGAACAGGTAAAGACCTTTCGTATATAAGGATACAAGCAGTTCCGAGTCTGAATAATCGGTAATAGATACGACCTTGTCCCCGTATGTGGAAGGGTAATGCTTAAATGTATCGGTATAGGGATTATATTGGTTGATACCTCCTCCGTCCGTCCCCAGCCATAAGCGTCCTCGTTTATCTTCATGGATGCTGATGACTGATATATCGCTTAATCCGTTTGTATTGTTGAGAGGTACATCCTTATATGTTTTCATAAAGACCTCCTTTATACCGATCATGCCGCCTCTAACCGTTCCGCCCCAGATATTATCTTGTTTATCCCTGTAAAGACATTTGACGGAATTAACAGGAAGGGAGCTCATATCTCCCGGCGTATGCATAATAGCTGTGATATCCGAGGGATTATTCAGATCCATGATATTGATGCCTCCGCCATCGGTGGTTATCCAGAGTTTATTATCTATCTCCATGAAGTCGAGAACCAGGTTGTTATTCAGTTTTGAATTTCCTGTATGGATATGATAGAGTTTCTCACCGTTAGGGGCATAGCAAACGAACCCTTTATTATAGGAAGACAGATAAAGTCTTTTTTTACTATCCAGATAGGCGGCGTTCAGATTAGTCTGCACCGGATAATCCGTGGGGGAGATCTGACCGGAAACCGGATTATATCTGAGAATGCCGTTCCAGTGGGAGATAAGTAAAAGCTCTCCATTCTCCCAGGGTTTTATGTAATACGGCCTGAAGTTGGATGAGTCCTTTTGGATGATCGATCTTTTACTGAATGCCTGCTTTTTATAATCATATATGTACAGGCCATCATTTGCAGAGAAAAGGATGGCGCCGGGGCAGGTATAAAAAGAGTTTGTCAGGATCGCTTTATCTTCGAACAGGATCGGATGGAATGAGTCGCTGCTCTTGTCGTACAGGGTTAAGCCGTTATTGGTCGATATCCAGATATTGTTCAGGGAGTCTTCTGCCAGGAAGTAGATCGTATTTCCCGGTAAAGAATAGGGATTGTCTTTTTCATGGAAATAGCTTTTCATATCGTAGCGGTCGAAACAGTTCAGTCCCGAAGCAGTCCCGATCCAGATCAGTCCTTTGTTGTCGGCTAGGATACAATTAACTGTTGTTTGCGAGAGTCCTTTGTCAAGACTCAGTTGCTGGAAATAATAACTGGGATTGTTCCCCTTTATAAATCCGTTGCAGGAAAACAGCAGGATCAGAAAGTATAAAATTCGTGTAACAGAGCTTTTTTCCATCATATCTCATTCTAATTACCGCAAATGTAATAAAACCAATCTGAAGTTGAAAATAGCTGACTTAATTAGAACTTCGGGATGGATTTTGACATGAAAAGTACGCAGGTTGACATCCGTCTGTGGCGGAAAATGCAACTTTGCGTTGTGAATAGTTAACTAATTATAAACGCTTATGGTATAGTTAAGAGTTGATTTTTTACATGAGGTAGTAAACCACTGGGTAGTTACCCGTCTTGAGAACTTTATTTTATTATCATTTAAAATTCGATTTTATGAAAAAATCTCTTGTAACATTGTTACTGATGTTATTCTGTTGTGCCGTTTTTGCACAGCAAAATGTGAATGGCGTTGTCATAGAAGAGGCTACGTCGGAACCCTTGGCCGGAGCAGCCGTTCAGGTGAAAAACTCACAGAGCGGAACGATTGCCGATGCGGATGGAAAGTTTTCCATTAGCGTATCGCCCGGGCAAACTTTATTGATTTCTTATATTGGCATGATCCCTCAGGAGATACTCGTGAAGGAAGGCATGACTAATCTAACTATTAAAATGCTTAGTGACGCAGTGGATATAAACGAAGTAGTAGTGGTAGGCTATGGTGTACAGAAGAAAGTGAACCTGACCGGTTCGGTTTCTTCGGTGAAAGGCGAGGCGCTGGAGCTTCGTCCGGTAGCTGATGCTGTGCAGAGTCTGCAGGGAATGGTGCCGGGGTTGCTGGTTAGCAATTCCAGTGGCGGCCGTCCCGGAGGTACCGGTACTTTGACATTGCGTGGACAAGGAAACCTTGACAATAATGCTGCACCTTATATCCTGGTGGACGGTGTGGAAATGAGTCTTTCGGATGTAAACCCCAGCGATATTGAAAACATATCGGTATTGAAGGATGCGGCGGCCTGTGCTATCTACGGTGCGCGTGCAGCTTACGGTGTGATCCTGGTGACTACCAAGAAAGGGGAAGAAGGTAAAATGCGTATCAATTACCAGGGAACGGTAGGTTGGAGTTCGCCGACTGTATTACCAGATATGGTTAATTCGTACGACTTTGCTCAATACTGGAATGCAGGTGTTACAAATGCCGGTTCACCGCGTTTGTACAGTGACGAGAAACTAGGTCTGCTGCAACAGTATATTAATGATCCGAGCAGCGTAAATCCGTGGTTCGAACTACCTGCTAATGCCAATATGAACCCGGCTTTCGAAAACTCGGAGTCAGGAGTAGGTAATGTGAACTATTTTGATCTGCATTATAAGAACTGGGCTTTCAAGCAGAATCATAACATCAGCCTGAGCGGTGGCGGTAAAGCGGCACAATATTATATCTCAGGAGGATATTATTCGGAAGACGGTATCCTTCGTTATGCCGACATGGATTATAAACGTTATAATTTTGCGGCTAATATCACTTCACAGCTGACCAGCTGGATGAAGTTGAAGGTGAATTCCAAATTCATGCACTCCGACCAGAATACCCCGTTCGGTGACGGTGGTATCAGCGAAGGTTTCTATCATTCGCTGGCACGTTTCCGTCCGACGGTTTCGCCGATCGACCCGAACGGAAACTTTACGGAGCTGACAATGATCCCGTACCTGCAGAGTGGTACTTATACGAATACACAGCGTGATAATATGAACCTTACCGCCGGTCTGGAAATCCAGCCGATGAAGAACTGGTTTATCTTCTTCGACTATACGTATAAAATGGGTAACAAGGAATATGAAGCCCTGAACGTCAGCCCGCTTATTTATGGAGCCGACGGTGTGAGCACTTCTAAAGGGGTACGCTCGGAGTTAGGTATGTCGCCTGATGGTAAATTTACCCGCAGCTATGACCGCTCACGTTATCAGTCGATCAATTTGTACACAAATTACCTTTTCAGCATTGCTGAAAAGCATAACTTTACTGTAATGGCTGGTTTCCAGGAAGAAGACTATGACTACAGCCTGATGAAGAACTCCATTACAGGATTATATTCAACCAGCAACCCGAACGTGGGAATGGGAACAGGCGACAAGACCGTTGTCGATACCCGTAACGGCTGGGCTACCCGTGGTTTCTTCGGACGTATCAATTATGATTACGATGGTCGTTACCTGGTTGAAGTGAACGGTCGTTACGACGGTTCTTCCCGCTTCGCTTCCGGCAACCGCTGGGGATTTTTCCCTTCCGTATCGCTGGGATGGAATATCACGCGTGAAGAGTTTATGAGCTCTGTGACAGATGTGTTGTCTAACCTGAAGCTACGTGGTTCTTATGGTTTGCTGGGTAATCAGGCAGGTGCCGCCCTCTATACTTTTGCGGCAACCATGTCTTTGAACAACGGTTTAGGTAATTATATCTTCTCCGACGGACGCCATATCTTTACAAAAGCACCGGGTGTAGTAAATCCGAATACAACCTGGGAGAAAGTGGAAAGTAAGAATATCGGTATTGATTTCGGTTTCTTAGGAAACTCTTTGACCGGTACGTTCGACATTTTCCAGCGCGATACGAAAGATATGTTAGGCCCTGGTGTCGACTTCCCTGATTTCTTCGGAGCCGATGCTCCTAAAACAAATAATGCACGTATGCGTAACCGGGGGTGGGAGTTGGCTTTGAATTATCGCGGACAAATCAACGGTGATATTCAATATACGATCGGCGGTTCAATCTCCGATGCCACTTCAGAAGTGACCGAATATGCCAACCCGACCGGAACGAACCCGAATGACAATTGGTATACAGGGAAGAAAGTGGGTGAAATCTGGGGTTATCGTGCCGACGGTCTGATACAGACACAGGAAGAAGCCGACGCTTATAATGAGAAATATGATATGTCGTTTATCAGCGGACGTCCCTGGACACCGGGCGATGTGAAGTATCGCGACCTGAATGGCGACAATAAAGTTAACAAAGGAACCAACACATTGGATGATATGGGCGATATGACGGTGATCGGTAATACGACCCCGCGTTATCAATATACAGTGAACGGTTCTATCAGTTGGAAGGGCATAAGCCTGAGCATGATGTTCCAGGGCGTAGGCAAACGTGACTGGAATCCGGGAACAGGTGCTTATTTCTGGGGAAGCGGTCCGTATGCACAGGTGACTGTGTTCAAGGAACATCTGGATTACTGGAGTGAATCGAATCCGGGTGCTTACTATCCGAAACCCTATATCCATACGGCAGGTGGCGTTGTACCGTTCCGTGATAAAACGATGACGACCAGCGACCGGTATATTCAGAGCGGTGCGTATTGCCGTCTGAAAAACCTGACAGTAAGCTATGACCTTCCTGCAATCTGGACGAACAAAGTCGGTTTGCAGAAGGCACAGGTATTCTTCTCCGGTGAGAACTTATTGACTTTTACAAAGTTGAAAGGTATGTATGACCCGGAAGCGATCTATACAAAGAATGATTATACCAGTGAAGGTGGTAAGAACTATCCGATGAACCGGGTGATATCTGTGGGTTTAGTTGTTAACTTATAATTTAGAGATCTTATGAAAAAAAGAAATATATTTTTAGGCTTGATCCTGGCTTTCAGCCTTACATCTTGCTTTGATTTAGATAAAATGCCGGAAGGTGTGCTTTCTACTGCACAGCCTTTCAACAGTACCGGCGAAATGAGAAACTACCTGGATCAGTTCTACCAGACAGGTGCAGCTTATGGTAGCGGCCTGCGTGCGCAGGATTTCGGTGCCGGTGGAGGTGGAAATATTGCCGGGTATGATACACACAGTGATAATATGTCGTCCAGCTCGGTAAGTTCCCGTCTGGCCGGGGAGACCACATTGAGCGGAGCTTCCAAGTTGTCGAACTATACAGGTATCCGTAATCTGAACTTTTTACTTAATAACTTAGGTAACTGCGCAGAAGAGGGAACTTCGGAGTATAACCAGTATGTAGGTGAAGCCTACTATTTCCGTGCCTGGTATTATTATCAGATGTTTGTGAATTATGGTCCCCTGACATGGGTCAGCACGCCGCTCGATCCGGACGAAGGTGCCATGCAACTTCCCCGCGACAGTCGTACGGTCGTAGCCGACAGTATCCTGGCGGATCTGGATAAGGCGATCTTTTATCTGAACGAACAGAATAACAGTGGTTCGATGCGTGTGCACAGAGACGTAGCCCGTGCCCTGAAGAGCGAAGTCGCCTTGTTTGAAGGAACCTGGGAGAAATATCACAAAGCAAAGGGGGATAAGTTTTATGATCCTTCGGTAACGGACGAAAAGATAAAGAGTTATTTCACACAAGCCATAGCTGCTGCCAAAGAGGTGATGGATCGTGGTGTATGGAAGATTTATACAACCGGAAATACGACGAACGATTACCGTCAGATGTTCCAGACAACAGATTTATCCGGTAACCCGGAAGTCCTCTGGTTTAAGATGTATGACGGCGACCAGATCGGAAACAACGTGAACCGTTACCTGAACCAGGGTGGCGGAGGCGTCGGCGTGACAGCTTCATTGGTAGACGATTACCTGACTATCGACGGAAAGCCTTTTGTGGGTAATGCACTGATAGAAGCCAAGAAGGTATTCGGAAACGAACTATTGCCAACCGTTCGCGACCCGCGTCTGGTACAAACCATTTGTGCACCGGGACAGCAACTTCGTCCGGACGATGCACCTCCATATTACGTGGTTCCGCCGCTGATCGGTTCCTCTGCCTATAACCAGAACATGACCGGTTATTCTTTATTGAAGCATGTGCAGATCGATTATACCGGTAGTCTGGATGCAGAATTTAAGGGGGCAACACCTGCTATTCAGTTCCGTTATGCCGATATCCTGTTAAATTACGCAGAAGCGATGGCTGAATTGGATGGAGCTGCCAATTCTCAAAATATTATCGTAGCTTTGCAACCGTTGCGTGACCGTGTTGGTATGCCTGCCGTTGACTTTGATCGGGAATATAATCAGGAATCCGATTATCCTTTCCGTCATTTGAATAAATATATTCAGGCTGTGCGCCGTGAACGCCGTATTGAAAAAGCTTGTGAAGGCCGTCGTCTGGAAGATATCCTGCGTTGGGCTGCTGCCGATGAACTGATTGTCGGTAAGTGGGCGAAAGGTGCTCTTTTTGTAGGAAGCAACTTGCAGAATCATCCGGAGTTTGATGGTAAGCTGGTGTATGACCAGCCTTCCGGAAATAATCTTTATCTGACAGGAAAGCCGGGTGATGCTTTACGTTATGTAGTGCCCAGCAATCCGGCCGGTTACGAGCAAGGATGGAAGTTTAATGTCGGTCGCGACTATCTGTTACCTATTCAACCTCGTATGCTGTCGCTGACAGGAGGTAAATGGGAACAGAACCCAGGGTGGTAAACTCATTTATATAAGCAAGATATATGAAAAACGTTAGATCTACAGTATTATTTTCTTTAACAGGAGCAGCGATGTTGGCATCGCTGCCCTCCTGCAAGGAGAAAGAGGAGAACAAAAAGCCGATGAACATCCTCTACATCATGTGTGATGACCATTCGTACCAAACGATTAGTGCGTACGATAACCGGTTCATCGAGACACCTAATATTGACCGTATCGCCAAAGAAGGGGTCCGTTTTACCAACAGCTTTGTTGCCAACTCGTTAAGCGGCCCGAGCCGTGCTTGTTTGCTGACCGGTAAGCATAGCCATAAAAATGGTTTTACCGACAACACACATACTTTCGACGGTGCACAGCAGACGTTCCCTAAACTGTTGAAACAAGCAGGTTACCAGACTGCTGTCGTAGGTAAATGGCACCTTACTTCCGATCCGACCGGATTTGACTATTGGAATATCCTGACCGGACAGGGAGACTATTACAATCCGTATTTCATCGACAACGGTGAGAAGAAACAAATTGAAGGATACGCCACCAATATAACGACCGATCTGGCGATCGACTGGCTGGATCAAAAGAGGGATAAGGAGAAACCGTTCTGCCTGCTCCTGCATCACAAGGCTCCGCACCGTACCTGGATGCCCGATACTTGCGATCTGGAGTTGTATAAGGACGTTGTTTTCCCTATTCCGGAAACATTCTATGACAAGTATGAAGGCAGAATCGCTGCTTCCCAACAGGAAATGAGCATCATCAAGGATATGGACCTTGTCTATGACTTGAAGCTGGCCGACAAAGAGAATGAGATCCATTCTAATCCGGGACTGGAAAAGGCCGGCCGTGCAATGTACAACAAGCTTAATGCTGAACAAAAGGCTGCCTGGGATAAACATTACGATCCTATCATCAAGGAGTTCAAGGAAAAGAAACTTTCCGGTAAAGCGTTGGCAGAGTGGAAATACCAGCAGTATATGCTCGACTATATCCGTGTGATCCATTCTGTAGATCGCAATGTGGGCCGCGTACTGGATTACCTGGAAAAGAACGACATGCTGGATAATACGATCATTGTTTATACTTCAGATCAGGGCTTCTATATGGGTGAACATGGCTGGTTCGACAAACGTTTCATGTATGAAGAATCTTTCCGTACACCGATGCTGGTTCGCTATCCGGGTGGAATAAAGGGTGATATACCTGAAATGG is a genomic window containing:
- a CDS encoding RagB/SusD family nutrient uptake outer membrane protein; amino-acid sequence: MKKRNIFLGLILAFSLTSCFDLDKMPEGVLSTAQPFNSTGEMRNYLDQFYQTGAAYGSGLRAQDFGAGGGGNIAGYDTHSDNMSSSSVSSRLAGETTLSGASKLSNYTGIRNLNFLLNNLGNCAEEGTSEYNQYVGEAYYFRAWYYYQMFVNYGPLTWVSTPLDPDEGAMQLPRDSRTVVADSILADLDKAIFYLNEQNNSGSMRVHRDVARALKSEVALFEGTWEKYHKAKGDKFYDPSVTDEKIKSYFTQAIAAAKEVMDRGVWKIYTTGNTTNDYRQMFQTTDLSGNPEVLWFKMYDGDQIGNNVNRYLNQGGGGVGVTASLVDDYLTIDGKPFVGNALIEAKKVFGNELLPTVRDPRLVQTICAPGQQLRPDDAPPYYVVPPLIGSSAYNQNMTGYSLLKHVQIDYTGSLDAEFKGATPAIQFRYADILLNYAEAMAELDGAANSQNIIVALQPLRDRVGMPAVDFDREYNQESDYPFRHLNKYIQAVRRERRIEKACEGRRLEDILRWAAADELIVGKWAKGALFVGSNLQNHPEFDGKLVYDQPSGNNLYLTGKPGDALRYVVPSNPAGYEQGWKFNVGRDYLLPIQPRMLSLTGGKWEQNPGW
- a CDS encoding SusC/RagA family TonB-linked outer membrane protein; this encodes MKKSLVTLLLMLFCCAVFAQQNVNGVVIEEATSEPLAGAAVQVKNSQSGTIADADGKFSISVSPGQTLLISYIGMIPQEILVKEGMTNLTIKMLSDAVDINEVVVVGYGVQKKVNLTGSVSSVKGEALELRPVADAVQSLQGMVPGLLVSNSSGGRPGGTGTLTLRGQGNLDNNAAPYILVDGVEMSLSDVNPSDIENISVLKDAAACAIYGARAAYGVILVTTKKGEEGKMRINYQGTVGWSSPTVLPDMVNSYDFAQYWNAGVTNAGSPRLYSDEKLGLLQQYINDPSSVNPWFELPANANMNPAFENSESGVGNVNYFDLHYKNWAFKQNHNISLSGGGKAAQYYISGGYYSEDGILRYADMDYKRYNFAANITSQLTSWMKLKVNSKFMHSDQNTPFGDGGISEGFYHSLARFRPTVSPIDPNGNFTELTMIPYLQSGTYTNTQRDNMNLTAGLEIQPMKNWFIFFDYTYKMGNKEYEALNVSPLIYGADGVSTSKGVRSELGMSPDGKFTRSYDRSRYQSINLYTNYLFSIAEKHNFTVMAGFQEEDYDYSLMKNSITGLYSTSNPNVGMGTGDKTVVDTRNGWATRGFFGRINYDYDGRYLVEVNGRYDGSSRFASGNRWGFFPSVSLGWNITREEFMSSVTDVLSNLKLRGSYGLLGNQAGAALYTFAATMSLNNGLGNYIFSDGRHIFTKAPGVVNPNTTWEKVESKNIGIDFGFLGNSLTGTFDIFQRDTKDMLGPGVDFPDFFGADAPKTNNARMRNRGWELALNYRGQINGDIQYTIGGSISDATSEVTEYANPTGTNPNDNWYTGKKVGEIWGYRADGLIQTQEEADAYNEKYDMSFISGRPWTPGDVKYRDLNGDNKVNKGTNTLDDMGDMTVIGNTTPRYQYTVNGSISWKGISLSMMFQGVGKRDWNPGTGAYFWGSGPYAQVTVFKEHLDYWSESNPGAYYPKPYIHTAGGVVPFRDKTMTTSDRYIQSGAYCRLKNLTVSYDLPAIWTNKVGLQKAQVFFSGENLLTFTKLKGMYDPEAIYTKNDYTSEGGKNYPMNRVISVGLVVNL
- a CDS encoding hybrid sensor histidine kinase/response regulator transcription factor; translated protein: MMEKSSVTRILYFLILLFSCNGFIKGNNPSYYFQQLSLDKGLSQTTVNCILADNKGLIWIGTASGLNCFDRYDMKSYFHEKDNPYSLPGNTIYFLAEDSLNNIWISTNNGLTLYDKSSDSFHPILFEDKAILTNSFYTCPGAILFSANDGLYIYDYKKQAFSKRSIIQKDSSNFRPYYIKPWENGELLLISHWNGILRYNPVSGQISPTDYPVQTNLNAAYLDSKKRLYLSSYNKGFVCYAPNGEKLYHIHTGNSKLNNNLVLDFMEIDNKLWITTDGGGINIMDLNNPSDITAIMHTPGDMSSLPVNSVKCLYRDKQDNIWGGTVRGGMIGIKEVFMKTYKDVPLNNTNGLSDISVISIHEDKRGRLWLGTDGGGINQYNPYTDTFKHYPSTYGDKVVSITDYSDSELLVSLYTKGLYLFNKETGRYSRPFHVIDEATTIDQFHGGNASMAYRITDEWSYFLGKNALSHNLKTGKFSFLKVDGKELAVGPMKMVCTDNRSAYIIQSNKLYEVHHGNDTIHVLLSIGEHETIKAVARDKNGIFWIGTEYGFGYFNSNTKEFTKIETKLFNSVSTLLLDEQERLWIGARNMLFSYDLKKKRFASWGESDGYTTNEFIYKYQVSSISDYIYLGGASGLLRINKNISTKEEDLPEIRLMDVLLDGNSCIDKLQPGNNNITIPHTHSSVEIKVIAMEKDVFRNKLYRYTITGLDKQYTETYSHILSLRMLAPGSYSILVSCNSKSGEWSEPADVLHITVTPPWYQRPYVFAIFIILFILILLWIDYVSRRRRDRKMRWKIKEHTNKINEEKIHFLINISHELRTPLTLIYAPLKRILDKNSWNDPEKLKGQLGGIYKQVLDMRNIINMVLDMNSLKETKSPLHKTPHPLNEWISSIAKDFESELEARHIRIDYQLDDRIGQVSFDGQKCTTVLSNLLMNALKFSSPDTTITVSSQLMDGKVYVSVADQGIGLGDLDIDKLFTRYYQGNHEQSGSGIGLSFAKVLIERHGGTIGAMNNTDGGATFFFELPLDTESDNPENEESRYDTWQPVETPSEPEAFSTNNYSVIIVEDKKELSSFLKEALQESFKNVYLAANGEEAVEIINQKHPDIIVSDIMMPKMNGYELCKKIKEDIATSHIPVILLTARGDLDSTTMGYKLGADAYLAKPFDMELLMTVISNQLKNREAIKQKYKESHLHLTEAIPTAPTNNLDEEFMLKLNKLIYDNLPSRELDVKFLTTQLGMSRTPLYAKLKALTNMGVNDYINMIRIEKASQLLTGSAMNITEISETVGFEYPRHFSTLFKQIKGITPSQFRQQEKKG
- a CDS encoding sulfatase family protein; protein product: MKNVRSTVLFSLTGAAMLASLPSCKEKEENKKPMNILYIMCDDHSYQTISAYDNRFIETPNIDRIAKEGVRFTNSFVANSLSGPSRACLLTGKHSHKNGFTDNTHTFDGAQQTFPKLLKQAGYQTAVVGKWHLTSDPTGFDYWNILTGQGDYYNPYFIDNGEKKQIEGYATNITTDLAIDWLDQKRDKEKPFCLLLHHKAPHRTWMPDTCDLELYKDVVFPIPETFYDKYEGRIAASQQEMSIIKDMDLVYDLKLADKENEIHSNPGLEKAGRAMYNKLNAEQKAAWDKHYDPIIKEFKEKKLSGKALAEWKYQQYMLDYIRVIHSVDRNVGRVLDYLEKNDMLDNTIIVYTSDQGFYMGEHGWFDKRFMYEESFRTPMLVRYPGGIKGDIPEMVQNIDHAATFLELAGAPIPEDIQGDSYLPLLKGEHPKDWRTSLYYHYYEFPAEHMVKRHYGVRTDRYKLMHFYDDIDVWELYDLQNDPMEMNNLYNKPGTEEVTKQLMDELHKLQKQYDDPIESELAKKS